The nucleotide sequence TCGGCCTCCTTCTCGGCCCGACCGAGCAGCTGCAGCGTCGCGGTCGAGAGGTACGCGAGCCCGCCCTGCTCCTTTGGCAAGCGAGAGAGCTGGGTCTCCGCCTCCACGGCGATGTCGGTCGCCGACGCGCCCGCCTTCTTGAATACCTCCTGTACGCCACGATCGCGCTCGATCGCCCGCGACAGGAGGTGCAGCGGGAGGACCTGGCCGTGCTTGCGCTCGTCGGCGAGCGCTTGGGCCCCGGCCACGAGGGCCTTGGCGTCGGGGGCGTAGCGCTCGAGATGAATGGTCTGTTCGACTCCCATGGGGAGCCGATGCTATCACGCGCCCCGAGACGTGGCGCCGCAGTTCGGGGCGCCGCTGAGCCCGGGCCCCCGCAGGCAGTCGCGTGCACTCTGCATGCGTCCCTTCCGCTCCGTCAGCACGGTGCTATCCTCGCGAGCTCATGGGCTCACGCGTCGTCGTGTATGTCACCACCTTCTGCGGGTATTGCGTGCGCGTGAAGATGCTCCTCGACCGCCGGGGGATCCCCTACGACGTGATCGACGTCAGCGGAGATCACGAGCGGCGCGAGTGGCTCGTCGGCGTGACGAAGCGCCGCACGGTGCCTCAGGTGTTCATCGATGGCGTGCCTGTGGGCGGCTTCGACGACGTCTCGGAGCTCGACCGCAGCGGCCGCCTCCGCGAGCTGCTCGACGCGCCACCTCCAGCCCCCCCGGCGTGACCCCGCTCGAGCGGCGAGCCGAGGAGGAGCAGGGAAGCACCGCGACGCAAGCCGGCGAAGCGCCGATCAAGCGTTCGGCGCTCTAGATGCCGAGCCAGGGCGCCGCGGGCACGGTCTGGCTGCCGCGGCGGATCTCGAAGTAGAGCATGGCGCCGTGCCCCTCGTCGCCCACGGTGCCGAGCCGCTCGCCCGAGCCGATGTCGTCGCCGACCTTCACGTCGATCGACGCGAGGTTCGCGCTGACCGAGTAGTAGTGCTCGCCGTGGTCGAGGATCACGATGCGGCCGTAAGCGCCATAGCGATCGGCGAACGCCACGCGGCCCGCGAACACGGCCCGCACCGCCGTGCCGAGCGGGGCGCGCACCTCGAGGCCGGGGCCGTCGGTCCCCTCGCGGTGGGCCTGCCGGGTCTCGGCCCGCCCGGTCACGGGGAACAGCAGACGGCCGCGCGCTGCGGTGAACCCGCCAAACGCCGTGTCGGCCGACGCGCCGGTGCCGCCATACACGGCCACGTACCCACCGCCGGGCCCCGCGGACGTGAACGCTTGGTCGAACGCCACCTGCCGGCGCTGGTCGTCGGCGGCGGCCTGGCGAGCCGAGTCCATGGCGCTGCGCTGGGTCGCGAGCGAGGCGCGATCGCGGGCGATTCGCTCGAGGCTCCGCGCGAGCTCGCCACCCCGGCCGCGGAGGCGTCGCTCCTCGGCGAGGTCGCTCGACAGCGTGCGCCGCGCGCGCTCGACGCGCATCGCGTGGGTGACCAGCGCGTTGAACCCGCCGCCCACGGGGAGCATGCCGGCGCGCGAGAGCTTGTAGAACGCGCGCCCACGCGCGAGCGCCCGGCCGTGGATGCCGGCGAGGCGCGGCCCGAGCTCGCGGAGCTCTTTCTTGGCGTTCTCCTGCTCGTTGTCGAGCTCGGCGATCTTCTTGTCGAGCGCCTCGAGGGCGAGCGCGGGGGAGTCGGGCGTCGTCATCGGCGCCAGCGGCGAAGGCGGGAGCGTGCGCTCGCCGGGATCGCGCGGCGCCGCGTGCACCGCTCCGGCGACCAGCGCGAGGAGCACGAGCACCCCTCCGCCGAGCCGCGAGGCGGGCGAAGCGAGCGACGCGCGGCGCTGCGGTTCGAGCGCGCGCACCGCTACACCGTCACGAGCTTGCGGAGGCCCAACGAAGCGGCCGTCATCCCCAACATGCCGCCAACACCGACCATGCCCAGCGCGACCTGCCAAGGGAGGAACGAGGGCTCGACGCCGACGAGCATCGCGAGCTCTCCGTCGAGCCGCGCGCGCACCACGAAGAACAGCACGGCGAGCAAGGCGATCGCCGCCGACGCCCCGATGGCGCCCTGCGCGCCGCCCTCGAGGAGGAAGGGGCCCTTCACGAAACGATCGGTCGCCCCGACGAGCTTCAACACCTCGACCTCGGTCTTGCGGCGCTGGAGCGCGAGCCGGATGGTGGAGCCGACGACGGCGAGCACGGACGCGAACACGACGAACGCGAGCAGGAGGGCGGCGGTGACGCCCCCGCGCACGAGCTTCGAGAGGCGCGCGGTCCACACCTGGTAGGTCTCGACGTCGTCGACCGCGGGGAGCTGGCGGATCTTCGCGACGGTGCCGTCGAGCTCGGCGTCGGTCATGTCGGGCCGGACCTCGAGCTCGAGCGAGGCGGGGAACGCCTCGACGGGGAGCGAGGCGAGCTCCGAGGCCGCGCGCGCCTCGCTCGCGCTGAACTCGGCGCGCGCCTGGCCGCTCGACACGTACCGCGCCGACAGCACGCCGGGCACCTTCTCGAGCGCCTTCTTCAGGTCGTCGATGTCCTCTTGGGAGGCGCCGTCCTTGAAGTAGATCGAGGCGCGGCCGGCGTGGGCCCACCGCTCCTCGACGGCGCGGAGGTTCGTGACCACGAGCAAGGCAGCGCCGAGGCACACGAACGCCACGGCGAGCGAGAAGATGCTGAGCGCGTGCAGGCGCCACTCGCGCAGCATGCCTCGCCGGGCCCGGCGGGTCGTGTTCAGTGAGGCGTCGATCATGGCGAGCGCGGGTCCTGAGCGAGCGGGTAGATAGCAAACTTCACTAACGTATTCGCTCGGTTAAAGTGGCAGCTCGTTGTCGTACAGGTCTTCTTCGGGGGTGGCCACGCCGCCCCGCACGTCGACGGCCTTGCCCTCGTCGAGGACGATCACGCGGCGCGCGCGCTGGTCGAGCAGAGAGCGGTCGTGCGTGGCGAAGAGGACCGTGGCGCCGGCCTCGTTGATCTCCTCGAAGAGCCCGAGGATGTCGATCGCGAGCTGGGGATCGAGGTTGCCCGTGGGCTCGTCTGCGAGGACGAGCGCGGGCTCGCCGACGATGGCGCGCGCCACCGCCACGCGCTGCTGTTCGCCGCCGCTCAGGACCCCGGCGAGGTCTTGGCCGCGGCCGTTCAGGCCCACGCGCTCGAGCACCTCGCCCACCCGCGCGCGAATGAGCCGCGGCGAGAGGCCGATCACCTCGAGGGTGATGGCCACGTTCTCGAACACCGTCCACGACGAGACGAGCTTGAAGTCTTGGAAGACGACGCCGATGTTGCGTCGAAGGAACGGGACGGAGTCGTCGCGGAGGCGGGCGACGTCGCGGCCCATGAAGAGGATGCGGCCCTCGTCGACGCGCTCGGCCCGGTAGAGCATGCGGAGCAGGGTGCTCTTGCCGGAGCCGCTTGGGCCCGTGACGAAGACGAACTCGCCGCGCTCGATGATGAGGTTCATCCCCCGCAGCACGGGCGCGCCCGCGCGGTAGGACTTGAAGACGTCCTCAAACATGAGGATGGGCCGCTGGGCGGCCTCTCGCGTGAAGCGAGCCCCCGGTCGGAGCATCGGTTTGAACGATCGTTCTTCGTCCATTGGGGACATGCCTTGGCGGTAGCAGGAACGATACGAGAGCACCAACTTTTCAGCAAGCCAGGGGCCAGGCCCACCCGAGACCACACAAGTGCCTGTAACCACTTACTTTGTTATGAAAGTTTGGGGCAATTGAATGAAGCGCGTGCGTGGGAAGTCTCTTGACGACGACGCGCTTTCTCCGTTGCATCGGCGAGACCGCCAAGAACGGGAAACAGGTCGAGGGAGTTCGCATGAAGAAGGTCGTTCTGGGGTTGGCCACCGCCGTCGCATTTTTCGCCACCGGGGACGCCGACGCGCAGCCGTCTGTGCGCGGACTGGGCCAGCCCGCCGCGGGCCAACCGGCCGCGCCGAGCGCAGGCTTCACCGTCAACAACCGCGCGATGCACGCGGTGCCGTTCTCCGGCACCTCCGACGTGATGAACATGCAGAAGCTCTCGGCCCTCCGCGCGCGGCAGCCGAAGCCGTGTGGCCCGACCGAGGTCGCCCCCGGCGTGTGGGTCCGCATCGACTGCCACCTCGACACCTCGCGCATGATGAAGGCGAGCGTCCACTTCAGCCCGGCGAAGATGCGCCTCGCGAAGCAAGGCAAGCTCGCGACGCGCCCGTTCACCACACGCGCGGGCGGCGCCCTCGCGCCGACCAACCGGAGGTTCTCGGGCGGCGGCGGCGCGACCCCCGCGCCGGCTCCGGCCCCGGCTGCCGGCATGAGCGAGCGGGCTGGCACCCCGGGCGCCTCGACCAACACGGGCACCGAGCGCGGGTCGTACCCGGCGGTGGTCGACCACCGCGGCGAGGCCATCGAGGGGCCCGTCAAGAACCAGGGTTACGTCGGCTCGTGCACCGCGTTCGCGCTCTCAGCCACGCTCGACAACGCGATCCGCCGCGCGGGCATCCAGGAGGCCAGCTCGCCCTCGCACATCTGGTCGTTCTACGCGATCCCAAAGATGTCGGCCGCCGGCGACACGAACCTCGGGCAGAGCATCGCCTCGTGGACCACCTGGCCGTACAGCGGCAAGGAGGCGTGCAAGATGAGCTCGCCCCAATACGAGGACTGCGGCGACGTCTACAACGTTCGCCCGGGCACGGCGCGGCAGGACAGCACCTACGTCGCGAACCTCAACAAGGCCACCCAGAGCGGCACCTTCAAGATCGGCGCCATCGAGCAGCTGAAGACCCTCCCGCCCGACATGGACGAGCTCGAGGCGACGCTCGCGAGCGGCGCCGACCTGTGGATGGCGATGAAGATCGACGGCTCGAAGTTCTCGAAACTGAACAACTTCGTCATCCCCGACTGGACCACCGCGCAAATCTCCGGCGGCCACGCCATGGCCATGTCCGGCTACCGCAGACTCCCGAACGGCAAGCGCGAGTTCTTGCTCCACAACTCGTGGGGCACCTCGTGGGGCGACCAGGGGTACGCCTGGGTGAGCGAGAAAATGGTGGCGACCATGATGCACTACGCCTTCCGCGTGAAGCTGGAGGGCCAGGCGCCGCCCGCCGCCGGCCTCACCGACGACGACTGCGCCTGGGACGAGCTCGTCGACAGCGCCACCGGCCGGTGCGACAAGATCTGCTCCGACGATTCGCGCCCGAACAACGGCTGCGGGAGCACGGCGTCGAAGCGCTGAAGAGTTTGGCGGCCGCCGGCTATCGTCCCCTGGAAGCGTGATCCCGTGGGTCGAGGGTCATCGGTCGAAGAGGAGCGCGGGGGTGCTCCTTTTTCGACGCCGGTGGCAGGAGCCTCACTGTTCGCGGGTTCGCCGAGTGGGTTCTCGCGGCCCTTCTGATGCAATCTACACGGAGCTCCGTCAGCCGCCGAACTTGAGCGGGTAGCCCGCGACCTCGGTGGGGAGGGCCGCAGGCGGGAAGGTCCACGTCTTCACGTCGCGCAGGAGGCACGCCTCGACCGAAGGGCTCTTCAGCGTGCTGCTCACGATGGAGGCCGCGCCGACCTGGCCGCTTGGCTCGATCCGGAACTGAACGACGACGTCGCCTTTGAGCCCTGGCGTCTTCAGCGCCTCGGCCGCGTAGCAGGCGCGGAGCGACGCCGTGTGGGCGACCACCGTCCGACGGATCTTGTCCGCAGGGAGACCTCGCGCCGCGCCCGCGTCAAGCGCGGCGTCGGGCCGCGCGCCCGCGTCGAGCGGGTCGGATCGCACGCCCGCGTCGAGCGCCGCGACGGCGACCGCGTCCGCCGGCGCGGCGGGCTTCACGGTGACCGCCAGCAGCTCCTCGGGGATGGGCCGGATCGCGCCCAGCGCCTGCTTGAAACGCGCGACGACCGAAGGCGGTGGTGCGGTCGCCGCCGGGTCGTCGGCCCCGCCACGGTCCGGGGGCGGCAGCTCCGCGGGGAGCGCGCGCAGCACGCCAAGGCGACGCCACGCCTCCCCTTCGGCCGCGACCCCCACGGGGAGACGGGTGGGCTTCGCGCGCGACGCGAGCCCGAGCGAGGCGCCGTGAGCGAGCAAGCTGACCACCAGCGCGAAGACCGCCATGCCCTCGATCCTCGCGCTCCTCGGCGGCGGCGTAGCGACGGACACGTGCTGGAAGAAGAGCCCGAACTGTCCGTACTGAAGGACGCCGTGGTCGCCGGGCATGATGGGCACCGGGCCACCTCGGCCGATCTCCACCGGGTCTTCGGCTCGCCCACGGAGCTTCAGCAGCCCGCCCACGGCTCCGGTCGCGTCGAGCACCCAGCCGCCGTCGACGGCCTTGATGGGCGTGGGGCTCGGGGCGAGGCCGTCCGGAAGTGGGAACGAGGCGTGGCGGTGCTCGCCGAAGACGAACGAGCGCCCCCCAGCCAGTGTGCGGAGCGCGAGTACGGTCGTGCCCCACACGCACGCGACGCGGAGCACTTGCGCGCGGAGGACCGCGGGCTCGGTCATCCTTTCACCCGGAAGCGGTAGGTGTTGTAGCGATCGAGCGTGCTCCCGGCGTCTTCCCAACCGTACCGGTAGCGGCCGACGTGCCACAGGCGGACGCTGGTGTCGGCGAACAGCCCGAACCCCGCGGCGCGCGCGCGCTCGAAGAAGGCGTAGTCCTCCGTGAGGTACCAGGGCTCGGGGTCGTCGTCGGAGTCGAGCAACATCGGAAGAAAATACGGAACGACCGGGCGCTTGAAGCGGCGGTTGCACACGGGCAGCCGGCACACCTCACGGATCGCCTCGTAGACCTCGCGCCGGGTGTGCACGAAGCCGAGGCCGGCGTAGCGCACCGAGAGGAGCCCTCCCGATTTTCCGAACACGATCTCGTCAGTGCCTGGGTGCACGTAGCAGGCGAGCTCGCGGGCGCCCTTCTTGGCGTAGAGGCCGCAGGTGAGCGGGCGGTCGTGGGCGCGGAGGCGCGCCACGTCGGCGGCGTCGAACGCGATGTCCGCGTCGATCCAGAAGAGCTCGTCGAACCCGTCGGCGAGGGCGTCGGTCGCGAGCTGGCTCCGCTGGAGATCGATGCCCGCGCTCGAGGAAGCGCGGCGGACGATGTAGCCCTCCTCTTCGAGGCGCCCGAGCGCGCGCTCGCACTCGATCTCGATGTGCCCGCTGTAGGGCACGAGCACGACGCAGCGGGAAGGATCCATGGCGGCTTCGCCGACTCGCGGGGCCGACGCGACGCGCGTTCGGGACGGGAGGGCCGCGCAAGTCAAGCCGGTGCCGCCCGAGGTGTCAACGCCGCGCCTCGCCCGCGCGCACGCGCAGCGCCTCTCGTGGCAGACGAGCCGGCGGGGAGCCGGGCACCGCCGCGCACGCCCGGCGCCACCTTTTCCGATTCGTCGCGTAGCCTCTCGTCATGGTGCTGAAGGCAAAGCGGAGCGCGTGCGCGCTCACGATCGGCGGCCTCGATCCGGGCGGCGGCGCCGGGGTGCTCGCGGACGCGAGGGCGTTCTCGCGGGCGGGCGTGCTCGGGTGCGCGGTGACCGCGACCCTGACCGTACAGTCGACCTCGGGCCTCCGCGCGGCCCGCGCGCTCGACCACGCGGAGCTGGAGGCGCAAGCGCGCGAGGTGCTGCGCGTGCAGTCCGTGCGGGCAGTGAAGACGGGCGCGCTCGGCTCGGCCGCGAACGTACGCGCGGTGGCGCGGCTCCTCGGCCGACACGCGGAGCTGCCCGCGGTGGTGGACACCGTGCTGCTGCCGACGCGCGGCTCGGCGCGCCTGCTCGCGAGCGGCGCCGTCCGCGCGCTCCGCGACCAACTCTTGCCCCACGCCACCCTCGCGACCGTCAACGTGCCCGAGGCGGAGGCGCTCACGGGAATGCGCGTCACGCGGCTCGCGGAGGGCGAGGCCGCCGCGCGCGAGCTCCTGAAGACCGGCGTGTTCGCCGTGCTCGTGAAGGGCGGGCACCTCACGGGCCGACACGCGACCGACCTGCTCGTCGGCCCCGACGACACCCTCGAGCTCCTGCGCGACCGCCTCGATCTCGGGCCGACACACGGCACCGGGTGCACGCTCGCGTCGCTCATCACCGGGCGCCTCGCGCGCGAAGAGTCGCCGGCGCGCGGGTGGGACGACCTCGTGGCGGCGGTGCGCTGGGCGAAGCGCGTGCACCACGACGCGCTCTCGGAGGCTCGCGACGTCGGGGGCGATCTCCGGGTCCTCTTCCTCTGATTTCTCAATACATTCCATGAGCTTACTTCTCTCCACGCTGCTCGGCCCGCTCACACCTCGAGCCCCCGGCTCGCTCACTCCACTCGCCGCTTCTCCTGGTCCGTCAGAGGCGACCGCGCCGACGCTCGACCGCGCCGCCCTCGCCGGCTTCGCGGCCGATCGGCTCGGGTTCGCGTTCGTCGGTGGCTACGGCGCCGCCCTCACGTGCCTCGTCCCGTCGATCGGCGCGCGGGCGTGTCTCGCCGCGACGGAGCGTGGCGGCGCGCACCCGCGCGCGATCATGACCACCCTCGGAGAGGCCGACCCGACGGGCGCGCGGCGCCTCGACGGCGAGAAGACCTGGATCACCCTCGGGACGCTCGCCACGGAGCTGCTCGTGGTCGCGCGGCTCGCGCGGCCCGGAGTGGGCGAAGGTCGCCTCGAAGGCAGGGGCTCGCTCCGGGTCGTTCGGCTCCCGGCGGGGCGCGAGGGGATCACGCTGAGCGCGGGCGTGGCCACGCCGTTCGCGCCCGAGGTGCCCCACGCGGAGGCCCGGTTCGAAGGCGTGAGGATCGCGCCCGACGAGGTGCTCGAGGGCGACGGCTACGACGACTACCTGAAGCCTTTCCGCACGATCGAAGATCTGCACGTGCTCGGCGCCGCGCTCGGCTACCTCGTGCGGGTCGCGCGAGAGTACGCGTGGCCGCGGCCCTTCATCGAGCAGGCGCTCGCGGCGCTGCTCACGTTGCGCGGGCTCTGCGCGCTCGACCCGCGCGCACCCCAGACGCACGTCGTGCTCGGCGGCGCGCTGTCGCTCGTGCGCGCCCTCGTCGACGACGCCACGCCCCACTGGGCGCTCGCGCCGGCGGACGAGCGCGAGCGGTTCGCGCGCGATCGGATGCTCCTCGACGTGGCGGGGCGGGTCCGCGCGGCGCGCCTCGAGGCCGCGTGGGGGCGCCTCTCGGGCGCCTGATCCTCCCGGCGCTACACGAAGTCGTCGACGGGCCCCGCGCCCTCGCGGACCACGGTGGGCGGCATCGTGGTCAGGTCGACCACCGTCGTCGGTACGAGCCCGCCCCCGCCGCCATCGACCACCAGGCCCAGGCCCTTGAACGCCGCGTCGATGTCGCGGGCGTCGACCAGCGGGTCCTCGCCCTGCCGCTGCGCCGTCGTGGAGATCACCGGCCGCCCGAGCTCGCGCGTGATGGCGCGGATGATGGCGTTGTCGGGCACGCGGATGCCGACGGTCTTCTTCTTCATTTGCACGAGCTTCGGCACCTCACGCGTGGCGTCGAGGATGAAGCAGTACGGCCCCGGCAGGAGGTGCTTGAGCGTGCGGTACTGGTGGTTCTCCACCACGGCGTAGCGCGCGATCTCCGAGAGATCGGCGCACACGAACGCCAGATCACGCGACCGGTCCATGCCCTTGATGGCGTAGAGGCGATCGATCGCCTTCTTGTTCATCAGGTCACAGCCGAGGCCGTACACGGTGTCCGTGGGGTACGCGATGACCTCCCCGGCGAGGAGGGCGTCGACGGCCCGACGGATCTTCCGAGGCTCCGGGTGATCCGGGTAAATCTCGAGGATCATCGGCTGCGCGCATTACCGCATGGCGGGGCGCGGGTCACCCGAAAGCGCCGCGGCGTCGTCGCGTCCCCGACTCTCGTGGCCAACACTCGTGCGCTTCGCGCTAGTCTGACCCGAGCTCCGTCATGTCGATTGCACTCGTCCCGCCCTGGTTTTTCCGCCTCTTCGGCGCGCTCTTCGGCCTGCTCTGGGGCAGCTTCCTGAACGTCGTGATCCACCGCGTGCCGCGCGAGCTCAGCGTGGTGACGCCGCCGTCACACTGCCCCGCGTGCAAGACCCCCATCAAGCCCTGGCGCAACATCCCGGTGCTGTCGTGGTTCCTGATGGGCGGCAAGGCCGCGTGCTGCGGCGTCAAGGTGAGCCCACGCTACCCGCTCGTCGAGCTCATCGGCGGCGGCGTCGGCCTCGCGCTCGCAGAAACATGTATTCTACAGCACGCCGGCGACTGGTCGCTCTGGCGCGCGCTCGCGGTCTTCGGTGCCACCTTCGCGGTGGCCTTGGCGCTCGTCGCCGCCGCGTTCATCGACCTCGACTTCATGTACATCCCCGACGCGGTGTCGATCGGTGGCGCGGTCGTGGGGGCGGCCACGGCCACGCTCCGCGGCTTCTCGCTGATCGACGCGGTGGCGAGCGGCCTCGGCTCGTTCGTGCTGCTCGCCGGCTTCGATCGCTTCTATCGCCTCGTGCGCGGGCGGAGCGGCCTCGGCATGGGCGACTGGAAGCTCCTGATGCTCGCGGGGGCCTGGTTCGGCTGGCGCGGCGCGTTCTTCGTGCTGCTCGCCGGGTCCGTGCAGGGCTCACTCACGGCGCTCGGGCTCCGCATGTTCGGCGTGAAGATCGGCCTGCCCGAGGGCGTGAAGGAGGAGCTGCGCGAGCTCCGCGAGGCCGCCGACGCGGGCGACGAAGAGGCCAAGAAGGCGCTCGAGGAGGACATGCTGAGCGGGGTCGGCGACGACGACGGCGTCATGCAGTCACCGCTCGCGTTCGGGCCGTTCCTCGTGCTCGCGTGGTTCGAGTTCCTGTTCTTGGGCGACCGCATCCTCCGCGACTACGACGGCTGGCTTCGGGCGCTGTTCGGGTAGTCGGCCCCCGGCGGGGCGCTCTCATGGAGCGCTCCTCGGTGACAAAAGAAGAGAGACCTCGCGCCCTGGGGCGGAGGCCTCTCCTTTTCGCTCGCGGCTCCGCTCAGGCGCGGTCGGCGAGCGGCACGATCTCGCGGGCCTTCGCGCCGGTGTAGATCTGACGGGGCCGGCCGATCTTGGTGGCGCCGTCCTCCATCATCTCCTTCCAGTGGGAGATCCAGCCCGGCAGGCGACCGAGCGCGAAGAGCACCGTGAACATGTTCGTGGGGAAGCCGAGCGCGCGGTAGATGATGCCCGAGTAGAAGTCGACGTTCGGGTAGAGCTTGCGCTCGACGAAGTACGGGTCCTCCAGGGCCGCGGCCTCGAGCTGCTTGGCGATGCCGAGCAGCGGATCGTCGATGCCGAGGTTGGCGAGGACCTTGTCGCAGGCCTCCTTGATGATCTTGGCGCGCGGATCGAAGTTCTTGTAGACGCGGTGCCCGAAGCCCATGAGGCGGAAGCCGGAGGTCTTGTCCTTGGCCATCGCCACGTACTTCTTTACGTCACCACCGTCTCGCTGGATGGCCTCGAGCATCTCGATGACCTCCTGGTTGGCGCCGCCGTGGAGCGGCCCCCAGAGCGCGAGGATGCCCGCCGCCATGCTGGCGAACACGTTCGCACGAGAGCTGCCGACGAGCCGCACGGTCGACGTGGAGCAGT is from Myxococcales bacterium and encodes:
- a CDS encoding AgmX/PglI C-terminal domain-containing protein, whose translation is MTEPAVLRAQVLRVACVWGTTVLALRTLAGGRSFVFGEHRHASFPLPDGLAPSPTPIKAVDGGWVLDATGAVGGLLKLRGRAEDPVEIGRGGPVPIMPGDHGVLQYGQFGLFFQHVSVATPPPRSARIEGMAVFALVVSLLAHGASLGLASRAKPTRLPVGVAAEGEAWRRLGVLRALPAELPPPDRGGADDPAATAPPPSVVARFKQALGAIRPIPEELLAVTVKPAAPADAVAVAALDAGVRSDPLDAGARPDAALDAGAARGLPADKIRRTVVAHTASLRACYAAEALKTPGLKGDVVVQFRIEPSGQVGAASIVSSTLKSPSVEACLLRDVKTWTFPPAALPTEVAGYPLKFGG
- a CDS encoding hydroxymethylpyrimidine/phosphomethylpyrimidine kinase; the protein is MVLKAKRSACALTIGGLDPGGGAGVLADARAFSRAGVLGCAVTATLTVQSTSGLRAARALDHAELEAQAREVLRVQSVRAVKTGALGSAANVRAVARLLGRHAELPAVVDTVLLPTRGSARLLASGAVRALRDQLLPHATLATVNVPEAEALTGMRVTRLAEGEAAARELLKTGVFAVLVKGGHLTGRHATDLLVGPDDTLELLRDRLDLGPTHGTGCTLASLITGRLAREESPARGWDDLVAAVRWAKRVHHDALSEARDVGGDLRVLFL
- a CDS encoding peptidoglycan DD-metalloendopeptidase family protein, coding for MRALEPQRRASLASPASRLGGGVLVLLALVAGAVHAAPRDPGERTLPPSPLAPMTTPDSPALALEALDKKIAELDNEQENAKKELRELGPRLAGIHGRALARGRAFYKLSRAGMLPVGGGFNALVTHAMRVERARRTLSSDLAEERRLRGRGGELARSLERIARDRASLATQRSAMDSARQAAADDQRRQVAFDQAFTSAGPGGGYVAVYGGTGASADTAFGGFTAARGRLLFPVTGRAETRQAHREGTDGPGLEVRAPLGTAVRAVFAGRVAFADRYGAYGRIVILDHGEHYYSVSANLASIDVKVGDDIGSGERLGTVGDEGHGAMLYFEIRRGSQTVPAAPWLGI
- a CDS encoding ABC transporter permease; translated protein: MNTTRRARRGMLREWRLHALSIFSLAVAFVCLGAALLVVTNLRAVEERWAHAGRASIYFKDGASQEDIDDLKKALEKVPGVLSARYVSSGQARAEFSASEARAASELASLPVEAFPASLELEVRPDMTDAELDGTVAKIRQLPAVDDVETYQVWTARLSKLVRGGVTAALLLAFVVFASVLAVVGSTIRLALQRRKTEVEVLKLVGATDRFVKGPFLLEGGAQGAIGASAAIALLAVLFFVVRARLDGELAMLVGVEPSFLPWQVALGMVGVGGMLGMTAASLGLRKLVTV
- a CDS encoding prepilin peptidase, coding for MSIALVPPWFFRLFGALFGLLWGSFLNVVIHRVPRELSVVTPPSHCPACKTPIKPWRNIPVLSWFLMGGKAACCGVKVSPRYPLVELIGGGVGLALAETCILQHAGDWSLWRALAVFGATFAVALALVAAAFIDLDFMYIPDAVSIGGAVVGAATATLRGFSLIDAVASGLGSFVLLAGFDRFYRLVRGRSGLGMGDWKLLMLAGAWFGWRGAFFVLLAGSVQGSLTALGLRMFGVKIGLPEGVKEELRELREAADAGDEEAKKALEEDMLSGVGDDDGVMQSPLAFGPFLVLAWFEFLFLGDRILRDYDGWLRALFG
- a CDS encoding acyl-CoA dehydrogenase, producing the protein MSLLLSTLLGPLTPRAPGSLTPLAASPGPSEATAPTLDRAALAGFAADRLGFAFVGGYGAALTCLVPSIGARACLAATERGGAHPRAIMTTLGEADPTGARRLDGEKTWITLGTLATELLVVARLARPGVGEGRLEGRGSLRVVRLPAGREGITLSAGVATPFAPEVPHAEARFEGVRIAPDEVLEGDGYDDYLKPFRTIEDLHVLGAALGYLVRVAREYAWPRPFIEQALAALLTLRGLCALDPRAPQTHVVLGGALSLVRALVDDATPHWALAPADERERFARDRMLLDVAGRVRAARLEAAWGRLSGA
- a CDS encoding glutathione S-transferase N-terminal domain-containing protein; its protein translation is MGSRVVVYVTTFCGYCVRVKMLLDRRGIPYDVIDVSGDHERREWLVGVTKRRTVPQVFIDGVPVGGFDDVSELDRSGRLRELLDAPPPAPPA
- the ftsE gene encoding cell division ATP-binding protein FtsE, which translates into the protein MFEDVFKSYRAGAPVLRGMNLIIERGEFVFVTGPSGSGKSTLLRMLYRAERVDEGRILFMGRDVARLRDDSVPFLRRNIGVVFQDFKLVSSWTVFENVAITLEVIGLSPRLIRARVGEVLERVGLNGRGQDLAGVLSGGEQQRVAVARAIVGEPALVLADEPTGNLDPQLAIDILGLFEEINEAGATVLFATHDRSLLDQRARRVIVLDEGKAVDVRGGVATPEEDLYDNELPL
- a CDS encoding C1 family peptidase; this translates as MKKVVLGLATAVAFFATGDADAQPSVRGLGQPAAGQPAAPSAGFTVNNRAMHAVPFSGTSDVMNMQKLSALRARQPKPCGPTEVAPGVWVRIDCHLDTSRMMKASVHFSPAKMRLAKQGKLATRPFTTRAGGALAPTNRRFSGGGGATPAPAPAPAAGMSERAGTPGASTNTGTERGSYPAVVDHRGEAIEGPVKNQGYVGSCTAFALSATLDNAIRRAGIQEASSPSHIWSFYAIPKMSAAGDTNLGQSIASWTTWPYSGKEACKMSSPQYEDCGDVYNVRPGTARQDSTYVANLNKATQSGTFKIGAIEQLKTLPPDMDELEATLASGADLWMAMKIDGSKFSKLNNFVIPDWTTAQISGGHAMAMSGYRRLPNGKREFLLHNSWGTSWGDQGYAWVSEKMVATMMHYAFRVKLEGQAPPAAGLTDDDCAWDELVDSATGRCDKICSDDSRPNNGCGSTASKR
- a CDS encoding threonylcarbamoyl-AMP synthase — protein: MILEIYPDHPEPRKIRRAVDALLAGEVIAYPTDTVYGLGCDLMNKKAIDRLYAIKGMDRSRDLAFVCADLSEIARYAVVENHQYRTLKHLLPGPYCFILDATREVPKLVQMKKKTVGIRVPDNAIIRAITRELGRPVISTTAQRQGEDPLVDARDIDAAFKGLGLVVDGGGGGLVPTTVVDLTTMPPTVVREGAGPVDDFV